One part of the Streptomyces lienomycini genome encodes these proteins:
- a CDS encoding Wzz/FepE/Etk N-terminal domain-containing protein has product MSDDTIRLVTIGRMLRRRRRLLAVLVVVGALVGYGVSLLFPPRYTASASVLLPGQWEERELLTQAEVATSSAVVDRAAAALRLPGVDGRELRDRVSAKAADGNIIKISGTDESPERAQRLSDQVAQQFVAYAARIAGGGAGTGATAPETLREQVAETNRRISELAASADPGQTVESVQARTELEQLRTALQEAVQKLDETESANHRAGMVVMGPAARPTGEAPPTRVQLVGGGALLFLVLAVVGHLAAARVDRRPRGEAEIAAVLGSALLGTVDVAHERAAHRVKARGARARTRRILGTDTRWDLPDPRTPGTEADAGVRYRRVCARLRDRQPAPRRLLVVVPDGDETARRAAGRLVTEAQGDPLLRVAPVSVSRPMVPDRDTESGALVVLSAGSWTAEELTGIGEACADGGHEVVGVVVAGTVRTRPARSAGRPPAGRPAADANAADADAANADTDGDADAADAKAAGPTTADAVRGRVTGGSV; this is encoded by the coding sequence TTGAGCGATGACACGATACGCCTGGTCACGATCGGGCGGATGCTCCGTCGCAGGCGGCGCCTGCTCGCCGTCCTCGTGGTGGTCGGCGCCCTCGTCGGCTACGGCGTCTCGCTGCTGTTCCCGCCGCGCTACACGGCGTCGGCGTCCGTCCTGCTGCCGGGGCAGTGGGAGGAGCGCGAGCTGCTGACCCAGGCGGAGGTCGCGACCAGTTCGGCGGTGGTCGACCGCGCCGCCGCCGCGCTCCGCCTGCCCGGCGTCGACGGCCGCGAGCTGCGGGACCGGGTGAGCGCCAAGGCCGCCGACGGGAACATCATCAAGATCTCGGGCACGGACGAGAGCCCGGAGCGCGCCCAGCGACTCTCCGACCAGGTGGCCCAGCAGTTCGTCGCCTACGCCGCGCGGATCGCGGGCGGCGGCGCCGGCACCGGCGCGACGGCACCCGAGACGCTGCGGGAGCAGGTGGCTGAGACCAACCGCCGCATCAGCGAGCTGGCCGCCTCCGCCGATCCGGGGCAGACCGTGGAGAGCGTGCAGGCGCGCACCGAACTCGAGCAGCTGCGCACCGCGCTGCAGGAGGCCGTGCAGAAGCTGGACGAGACGGAATCGGCGAACCACCGGGCCGGCATGGTCGTCATGGGACCGGCGGCCCGGCCGACCGGCGAGGCACCCCCGACGCGGGTGCAGCTCGTCGGGGGCGGGGCGCTGCTGTTCCTCGTGCTCGCGGTCGTCGGTCACCTCGCCGCCGCACGGGTCGACCGCCGGCCGCGCGGCGAGGCGGAGATCGCCGCGGTGCTGGGCTCGGCACTGCTGGGCACCGTCGACGTGGCCCATGAACGGGCCGCGCACCGGGTGAAGGCCCGCGGCGCGCGAGCGCGGACGCGCCGGATCCTGGGCACCGACACCCGGTGGGACCTGCCGGACCCGCGGACGCCGGGCACCGAGGCCGACGCGGGCGTCCGCTACCGGCGGGTGTGTGCCCGGCTGCGGGACCGGCAGCCGGCCCCCCGGCGGCTGCTGGTGGTCGTCCCGGACGGCGACGAGACCGCCCGCCGGGCCGCCGGACGGCTGGTCACCGAGGCGCAGGGCGATCCGCTGCTGCGGGTGGCGCCGGTGTCGGTGTCCCGGCCGATGGTGCCCGACCGCGACACCGAGTCCGGTGCCCTGGTCGTGCTGAGCGCGGGCAGCTGGACCGCGGAGGAACTCACCGGCATCGGCGAGGCGTGTGCGGACGGCGGCCACGAGGTCGTCGGGGTCGTCGTCGCCGGCACGGTCCGCACGCGTCCGGCGCGCTCCGCCGGCCGTCCGCCCGCGGGCCGCCCCGCGGCCGACGCGAACGCCGCCGACGCCGACGCCGCCAACGCGGACACGGACGGGGACGCGGATGCCGCGGACGCGAAGGCGGCCGGCCCGACCACGGCGGACGCGGTCCGCGGCCGGGTGACGGGAGGTTCCGTGTGA
- a CDS encoding glycosyltransferase family 4 protein: MPGDSTFDERPGRRALVLVENLSVPFDRRVWQECTTLRDAGWEVHVVCPRGGRRDTEAEAVVDGVRIHRYPLRAATGGPAGYLREYGSALWHTARLARRVGPVDVVHACNPPDLLFLPALWLKRRGARFVFDQHDLVPELYLSRFGRGRDLLYRAVCALERMTYRAADIVLATNESYRDVAVRRGRRRPEDVFVVRSAPATDRFQPVPAEPELKRGKPHLLCYLGVMGPQDGVDYALRALAKLRDDLGRTDWHAVFVGSGDAFDAMVELSRRLGLDGQVEFTGRVPDADLVRYLSTADVCLSPDPRNPLNDVSTMNKVLEYMAMGRPIVSFELREARVSAGEAAVYAPANDEGEFARLVAGLLDDPEKRARMGKIGQERIDGPLSWRHSQASLLAAYAAACRDRGPVPAGGPLGTGRRQRR; this comes from the coding sequence TTGCCTGGTGACAGCACGTTCGACGAGCGGCCGGGGCGGCGCGCGCTGGTCCTGGTGGAGAACCTGTCGGTGCCCTTCGACCGGCGGGTGTGGCAGGAGTGCACGACGCTGCGCGACGCGGGCTGGGAGGTGCACGTCGTCTGCCCCCGGGGCGGCAGACGGGACACCGAGGCGGAGGCGGTCGTCGACGGGGTGCGGATCCACCGCTACCCGTTGCGCGCGGCCACCGGAGGACCGGCCGGCTACCTGCGGGAGTACGGCTCGGCGCTCTGGCACACGGCCCGGCTGGCCCGCAGGGTCGGCCCCGTCGACGTGGTCCACGCCTGCAACCCGCCCGACCTGCTGTTCCTGCCCGCGCTGTGGCTGAAGCGGCGCGGCGCGCGGTTCGTCTTCGACCAGCACGACCTGGTGCCGGAGCTGTACCTCTCCCGGTTCGGCCGCGGCCGGGACCTGCTCTACCGCGCCGTGTGCGCGCTGGAGCGGATGACGTACCGGGCCGCGGACATCGTGCTCGCCACGAACGAGAGCTACCGGGACGTCGCCGTGCGCCGCGGCCGGCGGCGGCCGGAGGACGTGTTCGTGGTGCGCAGCGCACCGGCCACCGACCGCTTCCAACCGGTCCCGGCGGAACCGGAGTTGAAGCGGGGCAAGCCGCACCTGCTGTGCTACCTGGGCGTCATGGGCCCCCAGGACGGTGTCGACTACGCCCTGCGGGCCCTGGCGAAGCTGCGCGACGACCTCGGGCGGACCGACTGGCACGCGGTGTTCGTCGGTTCCGGCGACGCCTTCGACGCGATGGTGGAGCTGTCCCGGCGGCTCGGCCTCGACGGGCAGGTGGAGTTCACCGGGCGCGTTCCGGACGCCGACCTGGTGCGCTACCTGTCCACCGCGGACGTGTGCCTCTCCCCCGACCCGCGCAATCCGCTCAACGACGTGTCGACCATGAACAAGGTCCTGGAGTACATGGCGATGGGCCGGCCGATCGTCTCCTTCGAGCTGCGGGAGGCGCGGGTCTCCGCCGGTGAGGCCGCCGTCTACGCGCCCGCCAACGACGAGGGCGAGTTCGCCCGGCTCGTCGCGGGGTTGCTGGACGACCCGGAGAAGCGGGCCCGGATGGGCAAGATCGGCCAGGAGCGGATCGACGGACCGCTCTCCTGGCGGCATTCGCAGGCGTCGCTGCTCGCCGCGTACGCCGCCGCCTGCCGTGACCGCGGGCCGGTGCCGGCGGGCGGCCCGCTCGGCACAGGGAGAAGGCAGCGCCGTTGA
- a CDS encoding nucleotide sugar dehydrogenase, with protein MRVSVFGLGYVGCVSAACLASMGHEVVGVDVNQVKVDLVNDGRAPVVEERIGELISDVVGTGALRATADVREAIMDSEVSLICVGTPSEPNGSLCTTYLERVTEEIGAALAERGGRHTVVFRSTMLPGTCLNLLVPILEKYLGGTAGVDIGVAVNPEFLREGTSVRDFFDPPKTVIGELDPASGDVVARLYDGLPGEVFRVPVPTAEAIKYADNAFHGLKIGFANELGAVCQALGVDSHQVMDVFLADRKLNISPAYLRPGFAFGGSCLPKDLRSLIHAAQRADVSVPILSHVLPSNTEHLRRAVELVERTGKRRVGLFGLSFKPGTDDLRESPLVELAERLFGKGYDLKIHDANVSLSRLLGANREYVETRLPHLAQLLADSVDEVLEHAEVCLVGTRDPAVLAALPHGDGPVIVDLIRLPDADARRTEPGYVGLAW; from the coding sequence ATGAGGGTCAGCGTTTTCGGGCTCGGCTACGTGGGCTGCGTGTCGGCCGCGTGCCTGGCGAGCATGGGTCACGAGGTCGTCGGGGTGGACGTGAACCAGGTCAAGGTCGACCTGGTCAACGACGGCAGGGCACCGGTGGTCGAGGAGCGGATCGGCGAGCTGATATCCGACGTCGTGGGCACCGGCGCGCTGCGCGCCACCGCCGACGTCCGCGAGGCGATCATGGACAGCGAGGTGTCGCTGATCTGCGTGGGCACACCGTCGGAGCCCAACGGCAGCCTGTGCACGACGTACTTGGAACGGGTCACCGAGGAGATCGGCGCCGCACTGGCCGAGCGGGGCGGGCGGCACACCGTCGTGTTCCGCAGCACCATGCTCCCCGGCACCTGCCTGAACCTGCTGGTGCCGATCCTGGAGAAGTACCTCGGCGGCACGGCCGGGGTGGACATCGGGGTCGCGGTCAACCCGGAGTTCCTGCGCGAGGGCACGAGCGTGCGGGACTTCTTCGACCCGCCCAAGACCGTCATCGGCGAACTCGACCCGGCCAGCGGCGACGTGGTCGCGCGGTTGTACGACGGCCTGCCCGGCGAGGTGTTCCGGGTGCCGGTGCCGACGGCCGAGGCGATCAAGTACGCGGACAACGCCTTCCACGGCCTCAAGATCGGGTTCGCCAACGAACTGGGCGCGGTCTGCCAGGCCCTCGGGGTGGACTCGCACCAGGTGATGGACGTGTTCCTGGCCGACCGCAAGCTGAACATCAGCCCCGCCTACCTGCGCCCCGGCTTCGCCTTCGGCGGCTCCTGCCTGCCCAAGGACCTGCGCAGCCTCATCCACGCCGCGCAGCGGGCCGACGTCTCGGTGCCCATCCTCTCCCACGTACTGCCCTCCAACACCGAACACCTGCGGCGCGCGGTGGAGTTGGTCGAGCGCACCGGCAAGCGCAGGGTCGGCCTGTTCGGACTGTCCTTCAAACCCGGCACCGACGACCTCCGGGAGAGCCCGCTCGTCGAACTGGCGGAGAGACTCTTCGGCAAGGGATACGACCTCAAGATCCACGACGCCAACGTGAGCCTGTCCCGGCTGCTCGGCGCCAACCGCGAGTACGTCGAGACCCGGCTGCCGCACCTGGCGCAACTGCTCGCGGACTCCGTCGACGAGGTGCTGGAGCACGCCGAGGTGTGCCTGGTCGGCACCAGGGACCCGGCCGTGCTGGCGGCGCTGCCGCACGGTGACGGACCGGTGATCGTCGACCTCATCCGCCTTCCCGACGCCGACGCGCGCCGGACCGAACCGGGGTACGTGGGCCTTGCCTGGTGA
- a CDS encoding sugar transferase, translated as MRQGGLLSPFPSARGRLANGAISQPAIDWEQRYRRAVITSDTVATALVVGVIGNFFGARDAANWHEKWGILAFGTELLVLVALGVSRSWAPAVLGQGAEEFRRLGRSLFMATVVLALGGIALTSRNIKLWIFVAIPAIAIVTMIARYVLRLSLHRQRKEGRCLRPVLAAGSPDTVRDLITRTRRFPHLGWRVDAVCTTDGVGLPGGQLDGVPVVGRLADVAGHVRRDGYRVVAVTPDPHWSPDRLQRLAWNLEGSDAEMVVAPVLMEVAGPRLHVDAVLGIPLLRVSMPAFTGGRRAIKGVVDRLGAAVLLVLFAPLMVCVGLLVLVDSRGGVFYRQRRVGKDGREFTILKFRTMVAGADRARDALADRNEGAGLLFKLRRDPRVTRVGAVLRRYSVDELPQLFNVLTGSMSLVGPRPPLPEESAAYGPDIRRRLLVKPGLTGLWQISGRSDLPWEEAVRLDLRYVEDWSLALDTVILWKTLRAVLYGQGAY; from the coding sequence GTGCGGCAGGGGGGATTACTCAGCCCGTTTCCGTCGGCGCGCGGGCGTCTGGCGAACGGGGCGATCAGCCAGCCCGCGATCGACTGGGAGCAGCGGTACCGCCGTGCCGTGATCACCAGCGACACCGTGGCCACCGCCTTGGTGGTGGGGGTGATCGGCAACTTCTTCGGGGCCCGCGACGCGGCCAACTGGCACGAGAAGTGGGGAATTCTCGCATTCGGCACCGAACTGCTGGTGCTGGTGGCGCTCGGGGTGAGCCGGTCATGGGCACCGGCGGTTCTCGGCCAGGGCGCCGAGGAATTCCGCCGGCTCGGGCGCTCCCTGTTCATGGCGACCGTCGTACTGGCACTCGGCGGTATCGCTCTCACCTCGCGCAACATCAAACTCTGGATTTTCGTCGCCATTCCCGCGATCGCGATCGTCACCATGATCGCGCGGTATGTGCTGCGCCTTTCGCTGCACAGACAGCGGAAGGAAGGCCGGTGCCTGAGACCGGTGCTCGCCGCCGGGAGCCCGGACACCGTGCGCGACCTGATCACCCGGACCCGAAGATTCCCGCACCTCGGCTGGCGGGTGGACGCGGTGTGCACGACGGACGGTGTCGGGCTCCCGGGCGGCCAGTTGGACGGAGTGCCGGTCGTGGGCCGGCTGGCGGACGTCGCGGGCCACGTCCGCCGCGACGGATACCGGGTCGTCGCGGTCACACCGGACCCCCACTGGTCGCCCGACCGGTTGCAGCGGCTGGCCTGGAACCTCGAGGGCAGCGACGCCGAGATGGTGGTGGCCCCCGTACTGATGGAGGTGGCCGGCCCGCGGCTGCACGTGGACGCGGTGCTGGGGATTCCGCTGCTGCGGGTGAGCATGCCGGCCTTCACCGGGGGCCGCCGGGCGATCAAGGGCGTCGTCGACCGGCTGGGCGCGGCGGTCCTCCTGGTGCTGTTCGCGCCCCTGATGGTGTGCGTCGGGCTGCTCGTGCTGGTGGACAGCCGGGGCGGGGTCTTCTACCGCCAGCGCCGGGTCGGCAAGGACGGCCGCGAGTTCACCATTCTCAAGTTCCGCACCATGGTCGCCGGGGCGGACCGGGCACGGGACGCGCTGGCCGACCGCAACGAGGGTGCGGGACTGCTGTTCAAGCTCCGCCGGGACCCGCGGGTGACGCGGGTGGGAGCGGTGCTGCGCCGGTATTCGGTCGACGAGCTTCCGCAGCTCTTCAACGTGCTCACCGGATCGATGTCGCTCGTCGGGCCACGGCCTCCGCTGCCGGAGGAGTCCGCGGCGTACGGCCCGGACATCCGGCGGCGGCTGCTGGTCAAGCCCGGTCTCACCGGCCTGTGGCAGATCAGCGGACGCAGCGACCTGCCCTGGGAGGAGGCGGTCCGCCTGGACCTGCGGTACGTGGAGGACTGGTCGCTGGCCCTGGACACAGTGATCTTGTGGAAGACGCTGCGTGCGGTGCTCTACGGCCAGGGGGCCTACTGA
- a CDS encoding response regulator transcription factor, with amino-acid sequence MTIRVLLADDQALLRATFRILIESDPGMTVVAEAADGQEAIDLARAHGPDVVLMDIRMPGTDGLAATSGICSLPELAATRVLILTTFENDQNVARALRAGASGFLGKDVGPDVLLTGIRTVATGDSLLSPAATRALIGRFLATPDNETPLAPPERLATLTEREREVMSMAAHGRSNAEIAAHLVVSPLTVRSHIQRAMTKLGARDRAQLVVIAYQSGLVRPRGDV; translated from the coding sequence ATGACCATCCGCGTCCTGCTCGCCGACGACCAGGCCCTGCTGCGGGCCACGTTCCGCATCCTCATCGAGTCGGATCCCGGCATGACCGTCGTCGCGGAGGCCGCCGACGGTCAGGAGGCGATCGACCTCGCCCGCGCCCACGGGCCGGACGTGGTGCTGATGGACATCCGCATGCCCGGCACCGACGGCCTGGCCGCCACCTCCGGGATCTGTTCCCTGCCCGAGCTGGCGGCCACCCGGGTCCTGATCCTCACCACCTTCGAGAACGACCAGAACGTCGCCAGGGCCCTGCGCGCCGGTGCCAGTGGTTTCCTCGGCAAGGACGTGGGCCCGGACGTCCTGCTGACCGGCATCCGCACCGTGGCCACCGGCGACTCCCTGCTCTCCCCCGCGGCGACCCGCGCCCTCATCGGCCGCTTCCTGGCCACCCCCGACAACGAGACACCGCTCGCCCCGCCCGAACGCCTCGCCACCCTCACCGAACGCGAACGCGAGGTGATGTCCATGGCCGCCCACGGCAGGTCCAACGCGGAGATCGCGGCCCATCTCGTGGTCAGCCCGCTGACCGTGCGCAGCCACATCCAGCGCGCCATGACCAAGCTCGGCGCCCGCGACCGGGCCCAACTCGTCGTCATCGCCTACCAGAGCGGCCTGGTGCGGCCGCGGGGCGACGTGTGA
- a CDS encoding sensor histidine kinase — MSTPWQRRAARRPRTTEAVTVALVLVSALSGCLLSYGVMSGPPLWPAVALSVLACAVLPRRRRAPLRVLAVTALCVVAVSALGHLVTAMTMAPLMVAQYSVSLRVERRAAWYAALVVTAALVASGLFHGELRHQWLIGLVNPAAWVPLSAALGGYVRVRREYAAARAEHITREREEEARHRVVQERMRIARELHDVVAHHLTLANAQAGTAAHLARSAPEQAYEILSTLSETTTAALRELKSTVGLLRQDTDGEDELAPAPGLGRLPDLVAACAAADLAVAVTVDGGPRPLTPGLDLTAYRIVQEALTNVTKHAGSRTADVRIAYTPRFLTLTVTNDTVAARPALPPGPDHGFGLLGMRERALAAGGTFHAGPRPEGGFEVSCALPLHGPGPHGPDESTAP, encoded by the coding sequence ATGAGCACACCCTGGCAGCGTCGGGCGGCACGCCGCCCCCGGACCACCGAGGCCGTCACCGTCGCGCTCGTCCTCGTGTCGGCCCTCTCCGGCTGCCTTCTCTCCTACGGGGTGATGTCGGGGCCGCCGCTGTGGCCCGCCGTCGCCCTGTCCGTGCTCGCCTGCGCGGTCCTGCCCCGGCGGCGCAGGGCGCCCCTGCGGGTGCTGGCGGTGACCGCGCTGTGCGTGGTGGCCGTGTCCGCGCTGGGCCACCTGGTGACGGCGATGACCATGGCACCCCTCATGGTCGCGCAGTATTCCGTGAGCCTGCGCGTCGAGCGGCGGGCCGCCTGGTACGCCGCGCTGGTGGTCACCGCGGCCCTGGTCGCCTCCGGTCTCTTCCACGGCGAGCTGCGCCACCAGTGGCTGATCGGTCTGGTCAATCCGGCGGCGTGGGTCCCGTTGTCCGCGGCCCTCGGCGGCTACGTACGCGTCCGCCGCGAGTACGCCGCCGCGCGCGCCGAGCACATCACCCGCGAACGCGAGGAGGAGGCCCGTCACCGCGTCGTCCAGGAACGGATGCGCATCGCCCGCGAACTCCACGACGTCGTCGCCCACCACCTCACCCTGGCCAACGCCCAGGCGGGAACCGCCGCCCACCTCGCCCGGTCGGCGCCCGAGCAGGCCTACGAGATCCTGAGCACGCTGTCCGAGACCACGACCGCGGCCCTGCGCGAACTCAAGTCCACCGTCGGCCTGCTGCGCCAGGACACCGACGGCGAGGACGAGTTGGCCCCCGCGCCGGGCCTGGGCCGGCTGCCCGACCTGGTGGCCGCGTGCGCGGCGGCCGACCTGGCCGTCGCCGTCACCGTGGACGGGGGCCCGCGACCGCTCACGCCGGGGCTCGACCTGACGGCGTACCGCATCGTCCAGGAAGCCCTCACCAACGTCACCAAGCACGCCGGTTCCCGCACGGCGGACGTCCGGATCGCGTACACGCCCCGCTTCCTGACCCTCACGGTCACCAACGACACCGTCGCCGCCCGCCCCGCACTCCCCCCGGGGCCCGACCACGGTTTCGGGCTCCTCGGCATGCGCGAGCGCGCCCTGGCCGCCGGAGGAACCTTCCACGCCGGGCCCCGCCCGGAGGGCGGCTTCGAGGTCTCCTGCGCCCTCCCCCTGCACGGACCCGGCCCGCACGGACCCGACGAAAGCACGGCCCCATGA
- a CDS encoding MMPL family transporter, producing MATFLSRMGRAAFRRRRLVALLWAVILGAAAAGALKAPAAGDDGTSFMPGIEAQRAFDLIGERFPGSDADGASARIVFIAPDGEKVTAADRRSAIDAFVADVGDGPQVATALNPFTANAVSEDASTAYATVTYEVKADDLTDAGRTALETAVDTARDSGLTVEVGGSALATRPAAGGAAEAVGIGLAAVVLLITFGSLAAAGLPLLTAVVGVGISVCGILALGSALGLSMTTGTLASMLGLAVGIDYALFVVSRYREERANGHEAPEAAGLAVGTAGSAVVFAGLTVVIALAGLSVVGVPMLTRMGLCAAGAVVVGVLVALTLVPALLGMWPNAVLPRTARKRGGAVTASASAPASAERRGGAGAGAGDNGGTRWARFVLRRPVAVLLACVACLGVLALPAADLRLGMPGDEAKPVSTTERRAYDALADGFGPGFNGPLTVVADLADASDPQAAAKTIAARIGDTDGVVSVSPPRFNAHGDTALFSAVPATAPNDEHTKDLVQTIRAKRSGLESGTGAVFEVTGSTAMNIDVAQALQDALVPYLAVIVLLSLALLMLVFRSVLVPVKAAFGFLLSVLASLGVVVAVFQWGWGASLLGVEQTGPIMSLMPIFLVGIVFGLAMDYEVFLVSRTREAYVRGERPAQAVVSGFRHSARVVAAAAVIMIAVFSGFVGSGESMIKTIGFGLAVAVLLDAFAVRMALVPAVLALLGDRAWWLPRWLDGLLPRVDVEGAALTERPPPAPGTAAEDPRPHESLRT from the coding sequence GTGGCTACCTTCCTCTCTCGCATGGGCCGCGCCGCCTTCCGGCGGCGCCGACTCGTGGCACTGCTGTGGGCGGTGATCCTCGGCGCGGCCGCGGCGGGCGCGCTCAAGGCGCCCGCCGCCGGCGACGACGGCACGTCGTTCATGCCCGGCATCGAGGCGCAGCGGGCCTTCGACCTGATCGGCGAGCGCTTCCCGGGCTCGGACGCCGACGGGGCGAGCGCGCGGATCGTGTTCATCGCGCCCGACGGCGAGAAGGTGACCGCCGCGGACCGCCGCTCGGCCATCGACGCGTTCGTGGCGGACGTCGGCGACGGGCCGCAGGTCGCCACCGCCCTGAACCCCTTCACGGCGAACGCGGTGAGCGAGGACGCCTCCACGGCGTACGCCACGGTGACCTACGAGGTGAAGGCCGACGACCTGACCGACGCCGGCCGCACCGCGCTGGAGACGGCCGTCGACACGGCCCGCGACTCCGGTCTCACGGTCGAGGTCGGCGGCAGCGCCCTGGCCACCCGGCCGGCGGCCGGCGGCGCGGCGGAGGCCGTCGGCATCGGTCTGGCCGCCGTCGTCCTGCTGATCACCTTCGGCTCGCTGGCGGCGGCCGGTCTCCCGCTGCTCACCGCGGTGGTGGGCGTCGGGATCAGCGTGTGCGGGATCCTGGCCCTCGGCAGCGCGCTGGGGCTGTCCATGACCACCGGCACGCTCGCCTCGATGCTCGGCCTCGCCGTCGGCATCGACTACGCCCTGTTCGTCGTCTCCCGCTACCGGGAGGAGCGGGCGAACGGACACGAGGCGCCGGAAGCGGCCGGTCTGGCGGTCGGCACGGCCGGTTCGGCGGTGGTCTTCGCCGGTCTCACCGTCGTCATCGCGTTGGCCGGGCTGTCCGTCGTCGGCGTGCCGATGCTGACCAGGATGGGCCTGTGCGCCGCGGGCGCGGTCGTGGTGGGCGTCCTGGTGGCGCTGACCCTGGTGCCCGCGCTGCTCGGGATGTGGCCGAACGCCGTCCTGCCCCGCACGGCGCGGAAGCGGGGCGGCGCCGTCACCGCCTCGGCCTCCGCCCCCGCCTCCGCCGAGCGGCGTGGCGGTGCCGGGGCCGGGGCCGGGGACAACGGCGGTACCCGGTGGGCCCGGTTCGTGCTGCGCCGCCCGGTGGCCGTGCTGCTGGCCTGTGTGGCCTGCCTGGGCGTCCTCGCCCTGCCCGCCGCCGACCTGCGGTTGGGCATGCCCGGCGACGAGGCCAAGCCGGTCTCGACGACGGAACGGCGTGCCTACGACGCGCTCGCCGACGGGTTCGGCCCCGGGTTCAACGGCCCGCTGACGGTCGTCGCGGACCTCGCGGACGCCTCCGACCCCCAGGCGGCCGCGAAGACGATCGCCGCGCGGATCGGGGACACGGACGGTGTCGTGTCCGTCTCCCCGCCCCGGTTCAACGCCCACGGCGACACCGCGCTCTTCTCGGCGGTCCCGGCCACCGCGCCGAACGACGAGCACACCAAGGACCTCGTGCAGACCATCCGGGCGAAGCGCTCCGGCCTGGAGAGCGGGACGGGCGCGGTCTTCGAGGTGACCGGCAGCACGGCGATGAACATCGACGTCGCCCAGGCACTCCAGGACGCGCTCGTGCCCTACCTCGCGGTGATCGTGCTGCTCTCCCTCGCCCTGCTGATGCTGGTCTTCCGGTCCGTGCTGGTGCCGGTCAAGGCGGCCTTCGGGTTCCTGCTGTCGGTGCTGGCGTCGCTGGGCGTGGTCGTGGCGGTCTTCCAGTGGGGCTGGGGCGCCTCTCTGCTGGGCGTCGAGCAGACCGGTCCGATCATGAGCCTGATGCCGATCTTCCTGGTGGGCATCGTCTTCGGCCTGGCCATGGACTACGAGGTCTTCCTGGTCTCCCGCACCCGGGAGGCGTACGTCCGCGGCGAGCGGCCCGCGCAGGCGGTCGTCAGCGGTTTCCGGCACAGTGCCCGGGTGGTCGCCGCCGCCGCGGTGATCATGATCGCGGTGTTCTCGGGGTTCGTCGGTTCCGGCGAGTCCATGATCAAGACGATCGGTTTCGGCCTGGCCGTCGCCGTGCTCCTCGACGCGTTCGCGGTCCGGATGGCGCTGGTGCCCGCCGTCCTCGCCCTGCTCGGGGACCGGGCGTGGTGGCTGCCCCGGTGGCTCGACGGGCTGCTGCCCCGCGTCGACGTCGAGGGCGCCGCTCTGACCGAGCGGCCCCCGCCCGCCCCGGGCACCGCGGCCGAGGACCCCCGGCCGCACGAGTCGCTCCGCACCTGA
- a CDS encoding GNAT family N-acetyltransferase: protein MSVRITALTDPDTSPFGHRLAWLASDTDGTPVGSAFLRLHTGAGQGHLAVLELHVHPAERRNRTGSRLLDAAVAAARRDGRRCVVTQAGAGSPGDRFLPARGFRRVLTLTFTRLPLAEADPAALAAITDRPHPGYRLTSWEGTVPDGLAETFVASRHAMDDMPMGGTDFGTVTWDLDRVRAAAAAVEKRGDHLHTVAALDASDGSIAGFTELVVPGDGKGDGQHYGTGVLPRHRGHGLARWMKAASIRRAHERYPDLGGLLTDTADNNPYMRRVNDALGYVPIHTAFEYQLDLRHG, encoded by the coding sequence TTGTCCGTTCGCATCACCGCGCTGACCGACCCCGACACCAGCCCCTTTGGCCACCGCCTGGCCTGGCTGGCCTCCGACACCGACGGAACCCCCGTCGGCTCGGCGTTCCTGCGCCTGCACACCGGGGCGGGGCAGGGCCATCTCGCCGTACTGGAGCTCCACGTCCATCCGGCCGAGCGGCGAAACCGCACCGGCTCCCGGCTCCTGGACGCGGCCGTCGCCGCCGCACGCCGGGACGGCCGACGCTGCGTCGTCACCCAGGCCGGGGCCGGCTCTCCCGGCGACCGGTTCCTGCCGGCCCGGGGCTTTCGCAGGGTCCTGACCCTGACCTTCACCCGGCTGCCACTGGCCGAGGCGGATCCCGCCGCCCTCGCCGCGATCACCGACCGGCCGCACCCCGGCTACCGGCTGACGTCGTGGGAGGGCACGGTTCCCGACGGCCTCGCCGAGACGTTCGTCGCGTCGCGGCACGCCATGGACGACATGCCGATGGGCGGCACCGACTTCGGCACGGTGACCTGGGACCTGGACCGGGTCCGGGCCGCGGCGGCGGCCGTCGAGAAGCGCGGCGACCACCTGCACACCGTCGCCGCCCTCGACGCGTCCGACGGCTCGATCGCCGGGTTCACCGAACTGGTCGTCCCCGGCGACGGGAAGGGTGACGGCCAGCACTACGGCACCGGCGTCCTGCCCCGGCACCGCGGCCACGGCCTCGCCCGCTGGATGAAGGCCGCCTCGATCCGACGGGCCCACGAGCGGTATCCGGACCTCGGCGGTCTGCTCACCGACACGGCCGACAACAATCCGTACATGCGCCGCGTCAACGACGCGCTCGGCTACGTGCCGATCCACACGGCGTTCGAGTACCAACTCGACCTCCGGCACGGATAG